The genomic DNA GGCACAGTAACGATCGACCCTAGTTTTCGCCGCACCCTGATTGCGCCTACGCCACCATCCCCCGCCAACGCCCAGTTTGAGGGCATCGTCGTCGATCGAGACACGGGCTACATCTACGCTGGCCAGGAAGATGTAGGCATCTGGAAGTTTCCATTTTCCACTACCCCCACGGGAACTACAGCAGCCACGGGTGCCGTCTCTGGCGTGTTGATCCACCGTGTATCGCCTAACAGTCCCAGTCTCCGTCGGGATGATGTGGAGGGGTTAACGATTTACTACGGCCCCAACGGCACAGGCTATTTGTTGGCATCTAGCCAAGGCGAGAGCAACTTTGCAGTGTTTAATCGTCAGGGTGCTAATGAATACTTGGGTAGCTTTGTGGTTGGTGCCAATGGGGCAATTGACAGTGTGGAATCTTCTGATGGCGCTGACGTGATTGCAGAGGCGATCGGTGCCTTCACCCAGGGCTTACTTGTTGTGCATGACGGTAATGACAAACCTGGATTTATAGTCAATGCCAATGGTGAGATTGAAAACGTTGCCACCAACTTTAAGTACGTACCCTGGCAGAACGTAGCGGGTACCTTTGTGCCCCCTAGCACCATGCCCAATGGCGTAGCTAGCGGCGACACTACCAGCAACTCCACTGTCTTGTGGACTCGCAGCACAGCTCCAGGCACGGTGCGGTTTGAATATTCCACCAGTCCTACCTTTGCGACGATCGCTGGCACTCGGACTGCTACGGTGGCTAACTCCGCTGAGGGCATCAACATCCCCGTTA from Cyanobacteriota bacterium includes the following:
- a CDS encoding phytase, producing the protein GTVTIDPSFRRTLIAPTPPSPANAQFEGIVVDRDTGYIYAGQEDVGIWKFPFSTTPTGTTAATGAVSGVLIHRVSPNSPSLRRDDVEGLTIYYGPNGTGYLLASSQGESNFAVFNRQGANEYLGSFVVGANGAIDSVESSDGADVIAEAIGAFTQGLLVVHDGNDKPGFIVNANGEIENVATNFKYVPWQNVAGTFVPPSTMPNGVASGDTTSNSTVLWTRSTAPGTVRFEYSTSPTFATIAGTRTATVANSAEGINIPVKVNITGLIPNTTYYYRVTDAANTTLTGRFKTSAPISTPNGLRFGATGDWQQASPFPSLSNVDTRNLEFFLKLGDTIYADIATPAEPSGQSRTLNEFRAKHSEITTARFGINTMADLQ